One segment of Streptomyces sp. NBC_01463 DNA contains the following:
- a CDS encoding asparagine synthase-related protein, whose amino-acid sequence MRWLVGWSSIAASFGTVGAVGGSDEGRTMHPVGSQLLWGDPDPLWAVGDWRPDEIRTVRVDTAEGTPTARLAVLGCCGATDEQLRIGLLAARGGALRHLTAWTGSYTAVVQIGRRITVTGDLAGARPVFYTPWAGGTAYATAALPLADLIEAQLDIGHLAALLACPETPEALRDGTPYTGVKRIPPGHALILREGSREITGYEAVASLAVAAPELDPVSAVDGVRDALVDAVRARLLAPRHAPETLPPDPGPVPGMGPAERRAARGAPVPGIGSDLSGGSASATLALLAAGLPGLPGTLLGHGTGAGERLLAVTFNDLTTRAHEDELERARVIAANPRLHHVVVAAGEEALPYADLENGPLTDEPAPSLVLVERHRRRLSAGSADHFVGDGARQVLDAHPARLADLLIDRRRRHLVRPVAALAKAEGPSAHSLFVPLTVYRAARRLARTSYRTGLETAAGRLTDANRLTPDLDTPADASLAALAWSRPGPAARWLTGEALAEVSVRLQEAAIRPTSVQRPGEARARASLARQAADHRILEQAAEIRSQRLHAPFLDNQVVRAARALPESLRVQPGARAAILRRVLAGTGIHDLPPGWGTPSQATSTAVTRTGLRASLPELIALFDAPLLADAGLVEARVVRKALRAASEGEPLPLDGLADLASTELWLRRLVSRRGTCWTGTAAPRQRAVAGGVAPARRSLQG is encoded by the coding sequence ATGCGTTGGTTGGTGGGCTGGAGCAGTATCGCCGCGAGCTTCGGCACGGTCGGAGCGGTCGGCGGCAGTGACGAGGGGCGCACGATGCACCCCGTGGGTTCCCAACTCCTGTGGGGGGACCCGGATCCGCTGTGGGCGGTCGGCGACTGGCGCCCCGACGAGATCCGCACCGTCCGGGTGGACACCGCCGAGGGCACCCCGACCGCCCGGCTCGCCGTACTCGGCTGCTGCGGCGCCACCGACGAGCAGCTGCGCATCGGGCTGCTCGCCGCCCGCGGTGGCGCGCTGCGCCACCTCACCGCGTGGACGGGCAGCTACACGGCCGTCGTGCAGATAGGGCGACGGATCACCGTGACCGGGGACCTCGCCGGTGCCCGCCCGGTCTTCTACACGCCCTGGGCCGGCGGCACGGCGTACGCCACCGCCGCGCTCCCCCTCGCCGACCTCATCGAGGCCCAGCTGGACATCGGCCACCTCGCCGCCCTGCTCGCCTGCCCCGAGACCCCGGAGGCGCTGCGCGACGGCACCCCGTACACGGGAGTGAAGCGCATCCCGCCCGGGCACGCGCTGATCCTCCGCGAGGGTTCGCGGGAGATCACGGGGTACGAGGCGGTGGCCTCCCTCGCTGTGGCCGCACCCGAACTCGACCCGGTGAGCGCCGTCGACGGGGTGCGCGACGCCCTGGTCGACGCGGTGCGCGCCCGGCTCCTGGCCCCGCGCCACGCCCCGGAGACCCTGCCGCCCGACCCCGGCCCGGTGCCCGGCATGGGCCCGGCCGAACGCCGCGCCGCCCGCGGCGCACCCGTCCCCGGCATCGGCTCCGACCTCTCCGGGGGCAGCGCGTCGGCGACCCTCGCCCTGCTCGCCGCCGGCCTGCCCGGTCTGCCCGGCACGCTCCTGGGCCACGGCACGGGAGCGGGGGAGCGGCTGCTCGCCGTCACCTTCAACGACCTGACGACGCGCGCCCACGAGGACGAACTCGAACGGGCCCGCGTCATCGCCGCCAATCCGAGGCTCCACCACGTCGTGGTCGCCGCCGGCGAGGAGGCCCTGCCGTACGCCGATCTGGAGAACGGCCCGCTCACCGACGAGCCGGCCCCCTCCCTCGTCCTCGTCGAACGACACCGCCGCCGGCTCTCCGCGGGCAGCGCCGACCACTTCGTCGGCGACGGTGCCCGGCAGGTGCTCGACGCCCATCCGGCGCGCCTCGCCGATCTGCTGATCGACCGCAGACGGCGCCATCTGGTCCGCCCGGTCGCCGCGCTCGCCAAGGCCGAAGGGCCCTCCGCGCACTCCCTGTTCGTGCCGCTGACCGTCTACCGGGCGGCCCGCCGGCTGGCCCGTACGTCCTACCGCACCGGTCTCGAAACGGCGGCCGGCCGGCTGACCGACGCCAACCGCCTCACCCCCGACCTCGACACCCCCGCCGACGCCTCGCTCGCCGCACTGGCCTGGTCCCGGCCGGGTCCGGCCGCCCGGTGGCTGACCGGGGAGGCGCTGGCTGAAGTATCGGTTCGTCTCCAGGAGGCGGCAATCCGCCCCACGTCCGTCCAGCGCCCCGGCGAGGCCCGGGCCAGGGCCTCGCTGGCCCGGCAGGCCGCCGACCACCGGATCCTGGAGCAGGCCGCCGAGATCCGCAGCCAGCGGCTGCACGCGCCCTTCCTGGACAACCAGGTGGTACGCGCCGCCCGTGCGCTCCCCGAGTCCCTGCGCGTCCAGCCGGGCGCCCGGGCGGCGATCCTGCGCCGGGTCCTGGCGGGCACCGGCATCCACGATCTGCCACCCGGCTGGGGCACCCCGTCCCAGGCCACCTCGACCGCCGTCACGCGCACCGGCCTGCGCGCCTCGCTGCCCGAACTGATCGCCCTCTTCGACGCCCCGCTGCTCGCCGACGCGGGCCTGGTCGAGGCCCGCGTCGTCCGCAAGGCCCTGCGCGCGGCCTCCGAGGGGGAGCCCCTCCCCCTGGACGGCCTGGCCGACCTCGCCTCCACGGAGCTGTGGCTGCGCCGCCTCGTCTCGCGCCGCGGCACCTGCTGGACGGGCACGGCGGCACCGCGCCAGCGCGCGGTCGCCGGCGGGGTGGCTCCGGCCCGGCGGTCGCTGCAGGGGTGA
- a CDS encoding AAA family ATPase, whose amino-acid sequence MRYLILGVTEARDESGDALSLGGTRLRALLAALALRPGRPVPVTDLVDDVWADEPPADAPAALQALVGRLRRVLGKDALASTPGGYRLVAGRDDVDLYVFERLARQGTAELEAGAPAEAARTLREALALWRGPALADLPDGDRGHALRPEAHRLAARERRIEADLRWAAATGRPPADADSDTSTAPDPAALVAELTELTAAHPYDERFRAQLIRALRADGRQADALAAYEDARRTLADGLGTDPGPELTTLHQELLSPAPTAPVPPAPDGAPPAARGNLRPRLTSFVGREPELHAIRDELTRSRLVTLTGPGGSGKTRLAEESAAHENRTAAAPREIWLAELAPVEDPDAVPGAVLSALGLRETALLRDSTHDGPLPRTDPVDLLVDHLAHGSRSRPVLLILDNCEHVIDAAAALAETLLTRCPELRVLATSREPLGVPGESVRPVDPLPADPALRLFTERARAVRPGFDPEHEPAHDPEAVAEICRRLDGLPLAIELAAARLRLLGPRQIADRLDDRFRLLTGGSRTVLPRQQTLQAVVDWSWDLLDEDERTALRQVSVFAGGWDLAAAEAVVGAPAETGGTVLADTADLIGALVDKSLVVASPAGDGTMRYRLLETIHEYAAERCAETPDIRTAAGRAHTAYFTALVEQAEPLLRSSEQLPWIQHLETDLDNIRAALQRTTTAGPTGEPDAARLVLGMAWFWWLRNYRPEGHAWADRTLALGPETADPADPRYWPRMNLHMVRFFLMMDSRPADRDEEGPDDQQVQEVMSRVAEAFAESGPQGARFPGLLWPMTSFLTWTTADVRRKIDVAVDNARVHGGPWEYGVALMFRTHMVVDMPGGMPGVDEDLAELRVLSRRVGDRWMRAQVASAAAEAGMMRGRYEEARADYEEALLLAREVGAHAEAPFLLARLAELAYRTGDLAAAEEGLDRSETEAERHRTHDATSYVHYLRALMALDRGDAVTARRQLTSAQEANGRGGPASHFTVIQEGLSARIAIHEAGPAGGPAVGVRGLTAALVLAKEAQCAENVTGYLADSAGVALPRIGRHAEAVRILAAADTWRLSGPRSAMEQSEVDAAERLARKELGELRYEEEHAAGRELSLDDVTALMESVTADLP is encoded by the coding sequence GTGCGGTATCTGATCCTGGGCGTCACGGAGGCGCGAGACGAGAGCGGCGACGCGCTGTCCCTCGGCGGTACGCGGCTGCGCGCCCTGCTCGCGGCCCTCGCCCTGCGCCCGGGCCGCCCGGTGCCGGTCACCGACCTCGTGGACGACGTCTGGGCCGACGAACCCCCGGCCGACGCCCCCGCCGCGCTCCAGGCCCTCGTCGGGCGGCTGCGCCGCGTGCTCGGGAAGGACGCGCTGGCCAGCACCCCGGGCGGCTACCGCCTCGTCGCCGGTCGGGACGACGTCGACCTGTACGTGTTCGAGCGGCTCGCCCGGCAGGGCACGGCCGAGCTGGAGGCCGGCGCCCCGGCCGAGGCCGCGCGTACGCTGCGCGAGGCGCTCGCCCTCTGGCGCGGTCCCGCGCTCGCCGACCTGCCCGACGGGGACCGGGGCCACGCCCTGAGACCGGAGGCCCACCGGCTGGCCGCCCGCGAGCGCCGGATCGAGGCCGACCTGCGCTGGGCGGCAGCGACCGGGAGGCCCCCGGCCGACGCCGACAGCGACACCAGCACCGCCCCCGACCCCGCCGCCCTCGTCGCAGAGCTGACGGAGCTGACCGCCGCCCATCCGTACGACGAGCGCTTCCGGGCCCAGCTCATCCGCGCCCTGCGCGCCGACGGCAGACAGGCCGACGCCCTCGCGGCGTACGAGGACGCGCGCCGCACCCTCGCCGACGGCCTCGGCACCGACCCCGGGCCCGAACTGACCACGCTCCACCAGGAGCTCCTCAGCCCCGCGCCCACCGCGCCCGTCCCGCCCGCTCCGGACGGCGCACCGCCGGCGGCGCGCGGCAACCTCCGCCCCCGGCTCACCTCGTTCGTCGGACGCGAGCCCGAACTGCACGCCATCCGCGACGAGCTGACCCGGTCCCGCCTGGTCACCCTCACCGGCCCCGGCGGCTCGGGGAAGACCCGCCTCGCCGAGGAGTCCGCGGCCCACGAGAACCGCACCGCCGCCGCCCCGCGCGAGATCTGGCTCGCCGAACTCGCCCCGGTGGAGGACCCCGACGCCGTCCCCGGAGCCGTACTCTCCGCGCTCGGGCTGCGCGAGACGGCCCTGCTGCGGGACAGCACCCACGACGGTCCGCTGCCGCGCACCGACCCGGTCGACCTGCTCGTCGACCATCTCGCGCACGGCTCCCGGTCCCGGCCCGTCCTCCTCATCCTCGACAACTGCGAGCACGTCATCGACGCGGCCGCCGCACTGGCCGAGACGCTGCTGACCCGCTGCCCCGAGCTGCGCGTCCTCGCCACCAGCCGCGAACCGCTCGGCGTCCCCGGCGAGTCCGTCCGGCCGGTCGACCCGCTCCCCGCCGACCCCGCCCTGCGTCTCTTCACCGAACGGGCCCGGGCCGTACGCCCCGGATTCGACCCCGAACACGAGCCGGCGCACGATCCCGAGGCCGTCGCTGAGATCTGCCGCCGGCTGGACGGGCTGCCGCTCGCGATCGAACTGGCCGCCGCCCGGCTGCGGCTGCTCGGACCGCGCCAGATCGCCGACCGGCTCGACGACCGCTTCCGCCTGCTGACGGGTGGCAGCCGGACCGTGCTGCCCCGCCAGCAGACCCTGCAGGCCGTCGTCGACTGGTCCTGGGACCTGCTCGACGAGGATGAACGCACCGCGCTGCGCCAGGTCTCCGTCTTCGCGGGCGGCTGGGATCTGGCCGCCGCCGAAGCCGTCGTCGGCGCACCGGCGGAAACCGGCGGCACCGTCCTGGCCGACACCGCGGACCTGATCGGCGCCCTCGTCGACAAGTCCCTGGTCGTCGCGTCCCCGGCGGGGGACGGCACGATGCGCTACCGCCTCCTGGAGACCATCCATGAGTACGCCGCCGAGCGCTGCGCCGAGACGCCGGACATACGGACCGCCGCCGGCCGCGCCCACACCGCGTACTTCACCGCACTCGTCGAGCAGGCTGAACCCCTCCTGCGCTCCAGTGAACAACTGCCGTGGATCCAGCACCTGGAGACGGACCTCGACAACATCAGGGCCGCCCTCCAGCGCACCACCACCGCCGGCCCTACCGGCGAACCGGACGCGGCGCGCCTGGTGCTGGGCATGGCCTGGTTCTGGTGGCTGCGCAACTACCGCCCCGAGGGCCACGCCTGGGCCGACCGGACCCTGGCCCTCGGCCCCGAAACCGCGGACCCCGCGGACCCCCGCTACTGGCCCCGGATGAACCTGCACATGGTGCGGTTCTTCCTCATGATGGACAGCCGGCCCGCCGACCGGGACGAGGAGGGCCCGGACGACCAGCAGGTCCAGGAGGTCATGAGCCGCGTCGCCGAGGCGTTCGCCGAATCCGGGCCGCAGGGCGCCCGGTTCCCCGGACTGCTCTGGCCGATGACCTCGTTCCTCACCTGGACCACGGCCGACGTGCGGCGGAAGATCGACGTGGCCGTCGACAACGCCCGTGTCCACGGTGGCCCGTGGGAGTACGGCGTCGCCCTGATGTTCCGTACGCACATGGTCGTCGACATGCCCGGCGGCATGCCCGGCGTCGACGAGGACCTCGCCGAACTGCGCGTCCTGAGCCGCCGCGTCGGCGACCGCTGGATGCGCGCCCAGGTCGCGAGCGCGGCGGCCGAGGCGGGCATGATGCGCGGACGGTACGAGGAGGCGCGCGCCGACTACGAGGAGGCGCTGCTGCTCGCCCGCGAGGTGGGGGCCCATGCCGAGGCCCCGTTCCTGCTGGCCCGGCTCGCCGAACTCGCCTACCGCACCGGCGACCTGGCCGCCGCCGAGGAGGGCCTGGACCGCTCGGAGACCGAGGCGGAACGGCACCGGACGCACGACGCGACTTCGTACGTCCACTACCTGCGGGCCCTCATGGCGCTCGACCGGGGCGATGCGGTGACCGCCCGCCGGCAGCTCACGTCCGCCCAGGAGGCGAACGGGCGCGGCGGCCCGGCCTCGCACTTCACCGTCATCCAGGAAGGCCTCTCGGCCCGGATCGCGATACACGAGGCCGGGCCCGCGGGCGGCCCGGCCGTCGGGGTGCGAGGGCTGACGGCCGCCCTGGTCCTGGCGAAGGAGGCGCAGTGCGCCGAGAACGTCACGGGGTATCTGGCGGACAGCGCGGGAGTCGCGCTGCCGAGGATCGGCCGGCACGCGGAAGCCGTACGGATCCTCGCCGCCGCCGACACCTGGCGGCTCTCCGGGCCCAGGTCCGCCATGGAGCAGTCCGAGGTGGACGCCGCCGAGCGGCTGGCCCGCAAGGAACTGGGCGAACTGCGGTACGAGGAGGAGCACGCCGCGGGCCGCGAGCTGAGCCTCGATGACGTCACCGCGCTGATGGAGAGCGTCACCGCGGACCTCCCGTGA